A stretch of DNA from Oceanispirochaeta sp. M1:
TTTTATAAATTATACTTCTGGAGTTCATTTTTGTGAGTGCAACATTAAAGAGAAAAATAAAACGGCAATGGCAGTTTTATCTGATTATTCTGCTTCCCGTTTTGTATCTTGTTATTTTTCATTATATACCTTTGACAGGACTGCAGTTGGCTTTTAAAAGATACAGCCTAAGTAAAGGAATCTGGGGCAGTGAATGGGTTGGATTTAGATATTTCCGGCAGTTCTTTGCATCTCCATCATGTTTTCGTGTCATCTGGAATACCCTGAGTCTCAGTGCATATTCAATAATTGCCGGTTTCCCCTTTCCGATCATTCTGGCAATCATGATTAATGAACAGAGGAACAGACGACTGAAGGGCTTTTCTCAAATGGTCACTTATGCTCCTTATTTTATATCAACGGTGGTTATGGTCGGTATTCTTATTCAGGTTCTGGATCCCCGGCTAGGAATTGTTAATAGAGTCATAATGAAATTAGGTGGAGATTCCACTGACTTTCTTGGTAGTGCCAATATGTTCAAATCACTTTATGTCTGGTCTGGAGTCTGGCAGTTTACAGGATATTCATCCATCATTTATGTTGCTGCTCTGTCCGGAGTGAGTCCGGAAATGCATGAAGCCTGTAAAATTGATGGAGGAAACACTCTTCATAAAATCTGGTATATCGACATTCCTTCAATACGCCCGACGATTATTATCCTTCTGCTCATGAGCATGGGGCATATGATGAGTATTGGATTTGAAAAAGTATTTCTGATGCAAAATCCTGTCAATCTCTCTAAAAGTGAGATTATTGCCACATATGTGTATAAGACCGGTCTGGTCAATGCTAATTTCGGCCTTTCTACAGCCATAGGTTTCTTTAATTCCATCGTGAATCTTATCTTGATCTACTCATTTAACAAAATTGCACAGAAAGCAGGAGAAACCAGTCTATGGTAGGCACTTCAGTTTCAAATAAAATAACCTTAGACAAGCTCATACAGGTTGTCTTTTCTGTAATCCTTCTGGCCAGTACAATTGTTGTATTGTGGCCTCTTCTCTATATTCTGAGTGCCTCTTTTTCAAGTCCAGAGGCTGTTATCTCCGGTAAGGTCTGGCTTTTCCCGGTAGAGCCGACTCTGGCAGGTTATGCGGCGGTATTTAGAAATCGGCATATATTATCAGGGTTCAGTAATTCTTTTTTTTACATGTTTATCGGTACAGCTGTGAATATCATCTTTACGCTTTTAGCAGCCTATCCCCTGAGCAGAAAAGAATTCACAGCCAGAAGATATTTCAGTGCTTTATTTGTCTTTACAATGCTCTTTTCCGGAGGACTCATTCCTCTGTACCTTGTAGTAAAGTCCGTTGG
This window harbors:
- a CDS encoding sugar ABC transporter permease; this translates as MSATLKRKIKRQWQFYLIILLPVLYLVIFHYIPLTGLQLAFKRYSLSKGIWGSEWVGFRYFRQFFASPSCFRVIWNTLSLSAYSIIAGFPFPIILAIMINEQRNRRLKGFSQMVTYAPYFISTVVMVGILIQVLDPRLGIVNRVIMKLGGDSTDFLGSANMFKSLYVWSGVWQFTGYSSIIYVAALSGVSPEMHEACKIDGGNTLHKIWYIDIPSIRPTIIILLLMSMGHMMSIGFEKVFLMQNPVNLSKSEIIATYVYKTGLVNANFGLSTAIGFFNSIVNLILIYSFNKIAQKAGETSLW